In Plasmodium cynomolgi strain B DNA, chromosome 2, whole genome shotgun sequence, the genomic window aattgaaaaaataaacacgtacaaaaatttatatataggGGTAAATGGGTGTTCCTTAAAAACGGCTGAAAATCTAAATGCCGTGAAGAAAATACCCCTAAATCTTTTGCTGTTAGAAACAGATGCGCCATGGtgttccataaaaaaaacacatgccTCTTACCACTTCattcaagaaaaatatgaaaaacgGAATTATAccaacttgaaaaaaataagaaacgTAATCCAATGTGACGACGAAACTATTTTTAAGGAAAGGAACGAACCCTATAATATcgtgtaattaaaaaagaaagaatatTGAACCCGTAAAACGttcacatgtgcatgtttttgcatatacattGAGACTTATGGCATATGCATGTAATGCCCGGTGCATCCTCGTTTATAATGAAAAACTGCTATGTATGCTCCCCTGTGAAAAGCATTTCATCTCATATGCCCGTGAGCCATTTGCAAAGTTACCCACcactgtaaaaataatttatcctGTTGTGTGCATTTGCTCTgatgaaaaaagggataccTATCTCCATACTTTTGCCTCGAAATTGAATTTTCGCAAGAGTCTTCTCTTTACATTTGCCGTTTCgctattttgttatttttttggggggcgGTCCGTTCTGCCCGCGCGCGTGCGATGCGCCTACAtagatatgtacatacataaataagcGCGCGCAGGCAATGCGCAAATACATCATCTATACAGCCACACGCGCGCagatatatatgtataaaaatacatatgccGCCGTACACATATGCGCTTATACGCGTGCGCGCCATTTGCAAATACCTTTTCGCAGGGATATAGCCGAAATCACATATAAAGTAAGGGGGGCCACCATCCCGTTCGATTCATTTTGCAACAAGTAAGCAATCGATCAAAATGTTTTCACTTTAGATTAGCTGATATTCATTCGAAAGTGTTAATGGTACATTGAAGATGCGCCTCGTGCATTGTGCACTTTTGCACAAAATCTTTTTGTTAGTAAATTATGCAGTTTGCCCATTtcatctgttttttttttttttttttttgtaatattcaTTATTTTGCTCAAattaatattcatttttgaaagGGCAAATAAGAGCTTTACGCGCGGGGGAACATACCATGTTCTGCTATAGGTTCGTGTAGAGCATCCCCTCATATAAGCATatctcatttttcctttatttttccttttttttcctttttttccccccccttttttaatgtatgATGTTAAAAAGAGTCAGATGCAACACCCtaaatttgttcaaaaagCTGCGGTAACAAATTTCATTTGGTGATGTACGCACGGATATATCTTGATCCAGGGGGAACGAAATTGCCTGTTAAATCGTGCggagaaaaacaaaccaaagaaggaaaaaaaaaaaaaaagagcccCAATATATACTAACTTACAATCATTAAGGAGTACATCACACCGAATAACATGGAGAACACTAAGGAGACAAGAGCGGACACGGTGAAGGCACATTTAGaagcggtaaaaaaaaaataaaacatccCGAATTGCATGCTCTCTAAATAGTCACCATTTGAATGTGGATCTTAACAGAGCTGCGTAGATGAACATCCTGTTTTGCCTTGCCCACCTTTTCTTGTCCttgattccatttttaacgaCAGTTCCCatcatctttttctttttgcatatttacTTAAACATCTTACCTCCAGATTGATCAgtgcaaggaaaaaaaggagaagtatgtaaaatgttttaataactggtataaaaataatttcctcaAGGGTGACCTAACACAAGCGTGCGATGACTACTATGAGGACTATCAAATTTGTGTGCTGGTAATGATTTGCACAAACAGTTTCGAAAGCGCATCGTTTGGCGCATCGTTTGAGTGGGCCCACGTTTGTCTACGCCTCATGTGTGCGTTGTGATGCACCCTTTTTTGCGGGTGCACACACTGATGCATGCGCTtccgtttcttcttctgcttctgcttctgagCGGGTGCACATGATCcgttcgttttttctccctgCAGAACGATCTTAATAAGAAAGGGTTGGGGCACCTGACGAATTTGCCGAAGGGGAAGTGAGCGAGGTGGATGCAGTGTCACAAGCGTAcacacaggaaaaaaaagatttggGCTTTTCGCTATTTTAAGTTTAAGCCCATTTGTCCTACACGTTTTAATCGTACACACTTTGTCTACACATttgactcttttttttttttatcgtgtTTAACCCCCCCTGATTTTTTACAACGATTGGTCATTTTGTCACACGGCATATTTGTCCACCTTTTGCCCTAACTTTGGTGGTTGCACATCGCCGCCGCACCTTCCAAGGCgaattgttttaaaaaacaaattgaataatttttttttttttttttgttattttgttattttcttaatttaataaaaattgagaagggaaaaaaatgcattcgCAAATGAGCAATATGTAAAAGTTTGCGCGACACTGGCGCGAGTTTCACACAACGCCCTCGCGACCCTCACGCaacgtgtacatatataagcgcattattattaaaattacgataatataattaaaactGAATGCATGCACAATTGGTTGAAAACGAAAGAGCTACATATGTTAATAAATAATCACACATAAGTAGTTAAAATGGATGTTAACGGAAGTGCGTTGGTGAAGGTAGAGATGAATAGGTATCAATGAGAGTAGACAGAAATAAacacgggaaaaaaaggttcaaAGTTATAGAAACAATGGGAGGAAAAGCATAAACAATGAACATGTGGCAAAAAAACAAGGAGCTcgcaagaaaaatttaaacaaagGGACACACAATGTGtccagttaaaaaaaaaaaaaatacaaaattaaaaaataattaattaattctttataataaaagaggagggggaggggggaaataacaataattataatgataaaaataataataatgctAAAAATAACGATAATAATGATGGTAATGATTATTTTGACGATTCTGATGAAGACGAAGAGAGAGGCAGGTGCTCGGTAGAGAGACTGTGAAAGAATAGGCTTAGctcaattaaaaatgttcgtttttttttttttttttttttctatttatttattttttttaaaaaaaggtttatTTTGTCTACTAATAGGTGTGCTTAAAACGTTCGCTTCATGGTAagctccccctttttcggATCCTATTTTAACAGCTTAACCTCAACACAGGGTTCATCACACGGAACATCAGCGGGATTGAACATTTATTCTTGCTCCGACACATGCACACGCGACCATGGCGacctgtgtgtgtgtctgTCTCTCTCTATATATACATCTATATATCTATATGCATGTTCACAAGCTTGCTCATTTGGGGGATATTTCTCATGGTGCACTTTTTCCTCGTTGATACCTAGCCAAAAAAGTTTGTGCGCTTCCGTTGGGCAACACTGTTCTGCCCGTCCAATGGGTATATAtatctttccttttcaattgcCTTTTCAATTGCCTTTTCCATCACATTAACATCATGAAGATGATCCTGCGCGAAGGGGTCTATATACACGTGCTGCTTTTGCtatcttcaaaattttcattcgTATTGTTTGGATAAGCAAAATGCTTCCTATAATCTTTGTTCTTCGTTACATaatcaaatttattttttttctcggaATTGGTTACTCCGTTTAGTTGATTACTGCCAAAATTGTTTTCTGCATGCATTTCGTTTTCtatcaaattattattaaagcCTTCCATGGGGTACCCCAAATTATAGTCATACATAAAATCGGGGTACCCATTACTGTACTGTTGGCTGTACATATTTAGGGGATAATACATATAGGGGTGGTTCGGGATGGCTTGCTGGTTATACAGGTAGTACAGATTCATGTCCAAGTTGTTCTTGTAAAAGTTGTAATTTCctggaggggagggggggggttgTGTTggtcaaaaaaatggtagaTGATGAGAGTTGCCCGTTACGCCTTATGAGTTACTCCTTACGCGGTAACCATGTGGCGGGATATACACGTACGAAAGTGTACACTCATTCGTGCACATCGATGGCTCGTACCTATACCATAGTTCGGGGGCGCTAACATCGTTCCGTAGTTCTTAAGTTTGAAGAAGTCCTTCCTTGAGGCTGGGTATTCAATGGGCTTGTTATTCTTATTGTAcgtctttttccctttctcatttttgtccttcaaATTTGCATTCTTCCTATTGTAGTATACATTCTAAAAATGGTTATTCAGTGGGAGAGGGagagaaggaggaacaaaaaaaaaaaaaagtgagatGCGTTTGCGTCGTATGCTTCGCTACATTATCATGCACTTCTatgtcgcaaaaaaaaaaaaaaaaaattgctaattTCACGCTTTTCATCTTTTTGAATCATACGGAGAGGATCTTGGTTATTATGGATGTATTGGGTGGCAGGTCCAGCAATTCGCTTACTCGTTTCCTAATGGGggcaaaagagaaaaggcaGCATTATCTTATGCACAACGTTCGGCACGAATCCACAGGGGCGGTAGCAGTGGAACGCTCACGCCGCCTCATTCAATCCCTCATTCAATCCCTCATTCAATCCCTCGTTCAATCCCTCGTTCAATCcctctttgcattttttacgttagAATGTTCTTTATATAGTGTGAGTAGTTCTTCAtccaaattttgaaaaaaatttcgttttCCCTTATGCACAGTTGTATTCCTGACAGGTCGACCAAATTGAATTCTTCTCCGATGGCCAGGAGGACCTGAGGTGatgggaggggggaaaatcgcaaaaaggggaagacgtTAATTTTGTTAGCACTACCGGTATGCACCACTTCTTCGctgtacttattttttttgcctttttgcgCAGCCTACGCTCTCTCCTACTCGCAAATTCGAATGCACAAAACGGTTTGCGCTCAAAAGACGCGGACTTTGCCCCGGActtaccattttttcccaaatcaAATCGGCAACGTTGTCCCTAAAGCAGTGGTCGTTTTTTATGATGCAAATGAATCCGTTCGAGTATTCCTGCGTTGGGAGAGTGTAAGATAATTTATTTGGTCAAGTGTGGTCGCgtcgcttcattttttagcacGTGTGGGTGCGGCACTCCTTTGGGGGTCCCCCTCGTGATTCTTTCCCACTTCGTTCACTTTCGttcgttttatttcgtttttttatttcgtttgttttattccttttgttttattctatttgttttatttcatttcgcctgttttgttttcactttttccctcctctaCCATGCCGCTCGCCCGCCTTACCTCGTAAATGGGCTTGTAGTTGTGCTTAAACAGGTAGATGTTGTAGTACTCCTTAATGGACGATGGGGATTTCATGTACTTGTAGTTCCTGCGAGAGGGAAGGGGGGCAGGAAGGGAGGTGTACGGCGGTGTTTTATCGCTTCCTCGCTTCTTCGATTTCTCGCTTTATCGCTTCCTCGTTTTATCGCCTCCTCCACACGGCGCCGCGTATCACCCctgccattttttccgccCTTACTTGTAAAACTTCTCAATCGTATTAAACGTTTCCAGAGATACCAGCCCATTCACGTACTGCTCGTAGTACTTCCTGTTTTCCTTGTCGAATAAAAACACCCAGGTATTCTGCAGGTAGTTCTCGTTCTGTATAGGTGGGGAACGCACGTGCGTGCATGCGAATGTGCATGAATGCAAGTGTATTCATTTATGTGCGCTTATATGTGGCAGCCCATTTCGGTGTCATGTAGATGCCACGTGTGAATGCCTCATCGCACATATAAGCGATAAGGAGCTTATTGCAcctctccgtttttttttcactctcctCTTTTGCACCCCAAATCGGAGTGCTCACTCTGctatttttaccttttgtttgttcttcttcGCGCCCTTCTTAGAATTCGCCTTGTTCTTTTGTTCtgtggcgttttttttcttcccgttgttttctccatttgtgGCGGTACTGCTCGTTATCTTTCCTTCAGCGGCGCTGTTGCTATGTATGCCGTTTTCATTACCATTGGTCTCCTTGGCACCTTTCTTGTGAGCATTCATTTTATCTTTCGCAAGTTCGTTGCTGTTTATGTTTGTGTTTGTGTTTGTGGCATTCGTcgttccgttttttttctcgggCGCATTTGTTTTGGCGTTAGctttttgattttccttgttcatttcttttttttttttccctgcctTTTGGCTATGCGCATTTGCCTTCTGCACACCTTTGGCGGTTCCGATCGCGCTTCCTATCGCGCTTCCGATTGCGCTTCCTGTTCCGCTACCCGTGCCGCTAACTGTTCCACTAGGGGTGGCTCCCCCGTACGTGCTACTCCCCTTGGATTCTTTCCCGTCGTCACACCTACTCTTTGgttcccttttccctttccccaCCACGGTGAACGTGTTGCTTTTCTCGATTAGTTCACGCCTACCAACTTCGTTGCTGTAAGTGTTGCTGTCATTGTTGCTATCATTATTGTTGCCACTGTTGCTATCATTATGGTTGCCACTGTTGCCCTCATTATTATCGTCTTCGACGTCCTCGTCGCCATCGTTCCTGCGACTCTCCTTGtggacgttttttttatttttcaagttGGTTCCCTTATTGCCCGGCTTACTATTCTTCACAGGCTCGCATTTTTTGGGTGTCCTACTTTCGTCATTGGGACACAAATCATCATTTTTGGCTTTACCTTCCTTCTGCTTATCCTTTTGTTTCTGCTTCTggttctgcttctgcttctgatTCTGATTCTGATTCTGGTTCTGGTTCTGGTTCTGGTTTTGGTTCTGCTTCTGATTCTGCTTCTGATTCTGGTTCTGGATCTGCTTCTGAttctctttctccttctctttttctttctctttatctttctgtttttctttctttttttctttttgtttttgttttttttctttttcaatttcagCTGATTCGATGTTGTTAACGCATTCGAGATTttctttcattattttttttttttttttttttttttaattttgataaAAGTAGCTCGTAAAACGGGGGGATTCGAAAACCTCGCCGTATGTACGAGTGTGCAAGGGGGAATGTAAAGCAGGGGCGTGGGTTCAAGCAAAGAAAAGTGAGAGTTAGCTCAGGCGGAGGggagaaatgaaaaggggaacaaaggAAGATACAAAGGTAAACAAAGAGAAAGATACGCAgatggaacaaaataaaacaagaaaaaaaagcaaaaatggtaaaagaaaaggatgaggaaaaaaaacgggNNNNNNNNNNNNNNNNNNNNNNNNNNNNNNNNNNNNNNNNNNNNNNNNNNNNNNNNNNNNNNNNNNNNNNNNNNNNNNNNNNNNNNNNNNNNNNNNNNNNNNNNNNNNNNNNNNNNNNNNNNNNNNNNNNNNNNNNNNNNNNNNNNNNNNNNNNNNNNNNNNNNNNNNNNNNNNNNNNNNNNNNNNNNNNNNNNNNNNNNNNNNNNNNNNNNNNNNNNNNNNNNNNNNNNNNNNNNNNNNNNNNNNNNNNNNNNNNNNNNNNNNNNNNNNNNNNNNNNNNNNNNNNNNNNNNNNNNNNNNNNNNNNNNNNNNNNNNNNNNNNNNNNNNNNNNNNNNNNNNNNNNNNNNNNNNNNNNNNNNNNNNNNNNNNNNNNNNNNNNNNNNNNNNNNNNNNNNNNNNNNNNNNNNNNNNNNNNNNNNNNNNNNNNNNNNNNNNNNNNNNNNNNNNNNNNNNNNNNNNNNNNNNNNNNNNNNNNNNNNNNNNNNNNNNNNNNNNNNNNNNNNNNNNNNNNNNNNNNNNNNNNNNNNNNNNNNNNNNNNNNNNNNNNNNNNNNNNNNNNNNNNNNNNNNNNNNNNNNNNNNNNNNNNNNNNNNNNNNNNNNNNNNNNNNNaaaaaaaaaaaattaaacacagataaacaaaatgatCAAAAGGGAAACTTAATTCTCTCAtaagaatgcaaaaaaaaaatgaaaaaaaatacgggggggaaagaagcaTTAAAACGAAAGTACgaattctctttttttttttcttttttttttcaacacaAATCTACGTTTCAAATATGTTCATGTAGAGATACACACCAacaatgttatttttatatgcgtGGGAATGCAAATGAGAacatgaggaaaaaatttgggTGTGTGGTGGGACACCTCGTCCACTGTCAACTGGTTCGAGGTCAACCGGTCAGCAGTAGGCTGCTCTGCGTCACCTGGTCAGCGGTCAACTGCCTACGTTTCGAATTcctgtaaaaattaataggCACATATGGGGAAAAACGAACTCGCACACGTATGCAATTCACCAATACACGCAAAAGTTACCTTCACgggaaggaaagaagaaaggtGCGAACCTCGTTTAACATATGAGTAGGCAAAGAGCACATGTACGCACATACGCACGTGTTCGTACGTACGTGTTCATTCATACGCATGTATACATAGGccaatatatacatatgtacttgcacgtacatacataGGCACGCCCGTCAGCCGCTCACGCTGGCCGAAAATGCCACGGAGGCATCAGCTCCTGAATACATAAGCTTTGTTTCTACGTATACGCACAGAGGAACGCGCTGCTGAACGTTTGCATACACGCACGCATAAATACATGACACGTAAGCTCGTTCAATCGCTCAATCGCTCAATCCGCTCAATCGTCCGTTCGCTCGTAACGtacgtataaaaataaatacattcgCATAGGGGTGTAATGAAAAATTCTTGTGAtgatttgcaaaaaaaaaaaaatttcagcttaaaaacaaaaaatgaaaaaaaatataaaaaatgaagaaaaaaaaaaaaaaatcctttcaTGAGAATTTTGTTAAAAGCAAAGAATAACACGATTGGGTTTACGTCCCCAGCTGGGCAAAAGTGCGTATCCGCTCCTCCACGTACATGGTACACGCGTATGTACATTGGGTGAGCCTAGCGAGAGGTGCCCACGACACATGGGCGCACCCCCAGTGGGGGGGGCACATTTCCTGAGAACGCCTTCCTAAACGTTGTGCACTTGGGGCTTGGCGATTTGTGCGATTGTGACGCGACCTTGtcggaaaaaattgcctcaATGGTAAAATAGCCCCGTGGAAAAGGCCCAACGGGGCCAAGTGCTCAGCTATGCGTACACCGCCATTTCGCAGTGCATACTACCCCCACCGCTCATCATACATAGTGTGAACGCATTGCGCATGTAAGTAACCCCCATGTGCATGTGGGAGAAAGCCCAAGgggcaggggaaaaaaaatccaaatttTTACGCACGCAAAAATTGCCTATGCTTTTCTACGCATGTTGATGCTCTATAGCTCCATTGTGAGCAGCACGCTCAGAacgcaaggaaaaaaaaaaaaaaaaaaaaaaaatataatattgtGCTGAGGAGCGATGGGCTAGCCCAAtaggcacattttttttttttttacatggcTCAACGATAAATCAGAAGGATGATGTAGAGTTGGGTGTTTGAAAAGGGAGGACTGAAAGAGGCAAGTAAGTACCTACCCAAGCGTATGCATACACGAATCTACATCCCATTGTGCGAATCTTCCACTAAGGAGTGCTCCACGTTTGTCGCGCCACACCAACGCAAAATGCTTTTAAAGGCGAACAAAACGCTGCACGACTTCCCGTTCCACCCCTACTGGTTCGGCCGAAAGCCCAGCATGAAAAATGTCATTGACAGTGACTTCACCTTCAGCTGTCTCGAGGAATTCTACCTCTTCCGATTCTCAAACATTACCACCTTTAACTTATTAAATCTAAATCACTCCACCGATAATTATGCCAATGTGTGGTTTGAAAATTTGGACAACTTAATTAAGTGTTTTCAAATTAAGTACTCGTCAAACAAGTCCAAGATCCATTTGTACGAAAAATACCTGCACGCCAAGTACCCAGTCAATGATACGTTTGATTATAGGAACCCGCGCCGTTTTTACTGACCGGGGGGTGCGCAGACACGCGTACGCATGAGGAGACCTGTGTAGGTATGAGGAGACCCGTGTAGGTACGAGAGACCCGTGTAGGTACGAGAGACCCGTGTAGGTACTAGCAGCCTCGCGCACGCATGAGCACACACAATGGACGAGGGCGCCAGGAAGAAGACGGCGAAAGCGAACAACCAAATAAGGCTAGCGGAGGTGCACGAACTGAGGGCACTTGTGATTGAGGAGTACGAGGAATACCTCAAGTTGGTGAGGAATGCCGAATGCCAACAGCAAAAGTTGCAGCAAAACTGGGCCAAgtttcaccttttttacGAGCAAAATGGGTTGACCACGTTTGGGCATAACGcacggaagaagaagaagaagaagaagaagaagcacccggggagggaaaacaaacaaaacgaaaaggaaaaaaaaaaaaaaaaaaaaactcatccCGAATATTCCTCCCCCACCACTCACTGCGCACATTACGAGAATTACCAATCCATCGAAGacgatttaaaaataattaaacggAGAGAAAGGCAAAGCAACTGCTACTATTTCAAGGCAAATAACAACAACGACAATAGCAAACATTTCATcctacatattttaaaagatattCCTCTCGCGGTGGAATTgtacataaacataaaaatcgAGGCaatcaataaaataaaaaataatatactcACAGATATGgatcatttttgcaaaaccagaatgaacaaaattattctGCTCATCCTCCTGTGTGAAGTCAAATTAAATAATCTGTACATTCGCCAAAAGGACGTTAGCCAGGGAGAAAATAAGGTGGACATTCGCTTAACAGGAAATATAATTCGCCTTTGTCATAGCGTTATACAAGAGGTCACCAGAAAgctaattcctttttttttttcctttaacatattttcccctcccgaTTATTTTAATTACCGCTTTGAGCACTTCCACTCAATTGTAGAAGGTATCGTGCCAATTGGCTGAGTTGGTTTGGCAGTCTCTGCGATGCGTTGTGAGGGGGATGCctcgtgtgtgtgtgcgctGTGTATTCGCGTGTAAACCTACACTGTGTGATTGATTCACATccgtgtgtatgtgtgtgccAGGGGGcccatatatattttttttctccccccgcgAAGATTGACCGTATCATTGTACACTGCGTCCCTCTCCCGTTTTATTACGCCTCTTTATGTTTTCACCGCAAGGGGCACACAGGTGTATGTGCAAACGGGGCTTTTTCCCCGCTTGCGTatgtgtttgtttttttcgaagcgttcatttttttctcatttcctGCTTGCTTAATTTGTTGCTTGCTTGAATTCCctctttcttccttccttctttcttttttttttttccgtcccCCCGttgaacacaaaaaatgcgctCCCACGGAGGGCAAACGCGCACAAGAGAATAAATATCTAGCAAAACCGACTGAGCTCATCTGTGCACTCGCAAACGTAAGCGCTTCCCACTTGTATGCACCTCCCCTACTCTTTTGTACATTTCTTTAACCCCCCTGGTGCAGCTGTGCATGTGAGGTGACGCATGCGATGTGGCGCTCCAAAGCTCTAATGACATCACTGACACGACGcaaagggaatttttttaagcgaaAAAACTCTGCATCTGAGGAGGCGCCcattaaaattgtttccCTCTCCCCTCATCgcgaaggagagaaaaaaaaagatacaggtataggaggaggaaaaaagtgCGAAAAcgatgaagcaaaaaagtgcAGCTAAACGCTGCTGTGAATTATTgtacagtaaaaaaaaaaaatacgtatgtACTGCGCAAACACTACATAGGTGCTATTTCTACAAAGCGTATGTGCCGCTTCCACTCAGCGTAGGTGCGGCTCCCCCACGACGCACATATGATCTACAAAAGTATTTACGTAGGAGTGTTCTTTTCCATCGTAGCCAACTTTTCGAAAATCCTGGTTTTCGATTTTATTCACCTGAAGAACGAAAAGGCTACATTCCCAAGTGTCAATACAACAAATGCTTTTTGCCACAGGGGGGGCAGAGCAAGAaggcattttaaaattgcacGCGAAATACGCAGAGTGTCCAGCGGGCTCTACAAATTGAGCCTCTTTGGGGAAAGAACACACTTCCACAGAGATAGAAAACTTGAGGAGAAATTCTTTGCTAGCAATTCCTTTGCTATGGGTAAAGACCAACCCTTTGTGGTAATGCGGAAGAGACACAGAAGCGCAACGGGGAAGGGGCCGTCGGGTTGCCCCACCCGTTTGTTCGCTAACTTTGTTCGCTCATTTTGCTCGCTCATTTTGTTCGCTCATTTTGTTCGCTCATTTTGTTCGCTCATTTTGCTctctcattttgttctcTCATTTTCCTCGCTCATTTTGttctctcatttttctcGCTCATTTTGACCACCCCCCCTTTAGATATTCATGCTCGGAGGGCCAGGCAGCGGAAAGGGAACGCAGTGCAAATTGATCCAAGACAAATTTGACTTTGTTCACATTAGTGCGGGTAGGATTTGTGTGCGTTAGTCACCGCAGGGGCCCAATTGCCCATTTCGAATTTGGCCCCGCCAAATGGGTCCCCCCACacttaccttttttttttttcccctcctcctttttaaggTGACTGCTTGAGGGAGTACCTAATAAAATGCGAGAAAGGCGAAGTGGACACGAAGCACCAGGCTGTCGTCGAGGACTGTATAAATAATGGTTCGAACGAAAAAACGCACACAAGGGGGACTCTCGATTTTGAGGGCCACTATGCATGATACGTCGTCACACGTGATTGTaggtgcccattttttgctcccgCTTGGGTGGCAAGCAAATCGGCATGCAGACCTGCACACTAGGCCAACCCCTCCACTCCACCAtgcctcttcccccctcccgCAGGAAAAATAGCGCCCGTGAAAATAACCCTAGAACTGatgaaaatcaaaatggagaacgaaattgaaaagaggaagaagcagga contains:
- a CDS encoding hypothetical protein (putative); the encoded protein is MENTKETRADTVKAHLEAIDQCKEKKEKYVKCFNNWYKNNFLKGDLTQACDDYYEDYQICVLNDLNKKGLGHLTNLPKGK
- a CDS encoding hypothetical protein (putative), producing MKENLECVNNIESAEIEKEKKQKQKEKKKEKQKDKEKEKEKEKENQKQIQNQNQKQNQKQNQNQNQNQNQNQNQNQKQKQNQKQKQKDKQKEGKAKNDDLCPNDESRTPKKCEPVKNSKPGNKGTNLKNKKNVHKESRRNDGDEDVEDDNNEGNSGNHNDSNSGNNNDSNNDSNTYSNEVGRRELIEKSNTFTVVGKGKREPKSRCDDGKESKGSSTYGGATPSGTVSGTGSGTGSAIGSAIGSAIGTAKGVQKANAHSQKAGKKKKEMNKENQKANAKTNAPEKKNGTTNATNTNTNINSNELAKDKMNAHKKGAKETNGNENGIHSNSAAEGKITSSTATNGENNGKKKNATEQKNKANSKKGAKKNKQKNENYLQNTWVFLFDKENRKYYEQYVNGLVSLETFNTIEKFYKNYKYMKSPSSIKEYYNIYLFKHNYKPIYEEYSNGFICIIKNDHCFRDNVADLIWEKMVLLAIGEEFNLVDLSGIQLCIRENEIFFKIWMKNYSHYIKNILTKRVSELLDLPPNTSIITKILSNVYYNRKNANLKDKNEKGKKTYNKNNKPIEYPASRKDFFKLKNYGTMLAPPNYGIGNYNFYKNNLDMNLYYLYNQQAIPNHPYMYYPLNMYSQQYSNGYPDFMYDYNLGYPMEGFNNNLIENEMHAENNFGSNQLNGVTNSEKKNKFDYVTKNKDYRKHFAYPNNTNENFEDSKSSTCI
- a CDS encoding hypothetical protein (putative), with protein sequence MDEGARKKTAKANNQIRLAEVHELRALVIEEYEEYLKLVRNAECQQQKLQQNWAKFHLFYEQNGLTTFGHNARKKKKKKKKKHPGRENKQNEKEKKKKKKTHPEYSSPTTHCAHYENYQSIEDDLKIIKRRERQSNCYYFKANNNNDNSKHFILHILKDIPLAVELYINIKIEAINKIKNNILTDMDHFCKTRMNKIILLILLCEVKLNNLYIRQKDVSQGENKVDIRLTGNIIRLCHSVIQE
- a CDS encoding UMP-CMP kinase (putative) codes for the protein MIYKSIYVGVFFSIVANFSKILVFDFIHLKNEKATFPSVNTTNAFCHRGGRARRHFKIAREIRRVSSGLYKLSLFGERTHFHRDRKLEEKFFASNSFAMGKDQPFVIFMLGGPGSGKGTQCKLIQDKFDFVHISAGDCLREYLIKCEKGEVDTKHQAVVEDCINNGKIAPVKITLELMKIKMENEIEKRKKQEKKEETKTAEPTELQDQAEKKSFSFDVFDDTIKLKNANLDYSHEKLRYQNGIHENKQVQEILQRNKFQQKAKYKFIIDGFPRNYDNFDGWMSIIGTYAYVHLCLFLYCDEDTMIKRCMNRGLMCGRVDDNMDTLRKRFETHKNGCMPIINIFLNENKCIFINANKNIEDVWKDIQYVFTNM